A window of the Streptomyces finlayi genome harbors these coding sequences:
- a CDS encoding S66 peptidase family protein, protein MTLKPLTRPARLRPGARVAVVAPSGPVPAERLDAGLDLLRGWDLDPVVAPHVLDGHPALGYLAGSDEGRARDLQDAWCDPSVDAVLCARGGYGAHRMVDLLDWTAMRAAGPKVFVGYSDITALHEAFAVRTGISTLHGPMVATEPFLKDSATQESLRATLFEPESVRTLGLESATALVPGRSRGITYGGCVSLLAADIGAAHARRSARGGLLIMEDVGEDPYRIDRILTQLLRAGALDGISGVACGSWVDCGPYEGVRAVLVDRLGGLGVPVVEELGFGHSPTALTIPLGVPAVLDAPEDGGRCTLTADLPALA, encoded by the coding sequence GTGACGCTCAAGCCCCTCACCCGGCCCGCCCGCCTCCGGCCGGGTGCCAGGGTCGCCGTCGTCGCCCCCAGCGGACCCGTACCCGCCGAGCGGCTCGACGCCGGGCTCGACCTGCTGCGCGGCTGGGATCTGGACCCCGTGGTGGCCCCCCATGTCCTGGACGGGCACCCGGCGTTGGGCTACCTGGCGGGATCGGACGAGGGCCGCGCCCGGGACCTCCAGGACGCCTGGTGCGACCCCTCCGTGGACGCCGTGCTGTGCGCCCGCGGCGGATACGGAGCCCACCGCATGGTCGACCTCCTGGACTGGACGGCCATGCGGGCGGCCGGGCCCAAGGTGTTCGTCGGCTACAGCGACATCACGGCGCTCCACGAGGCGTTCGCGGTACGGACGGGGATCTCCACCCTGCACGGACCGATGGTCGCCACCGAGCCCTTCCTCAAGGACAGCGCGACCCAGGAGTCCCTGCGCGCCACCCTCTTCGAGCCGGAGTCGGTCCGCACGCTCGGTCTGGAGTCCGCGACCGCACTGGTCCCGGGCCGCTCCCGCGGCATCACCTACGGCGGCTGCGTCAGCCTGCTCGCCGCGGACATCGGCGCCGCGCACGCCCGCAGGTCGGCCCGGGGCGGGCTGCTGATCATGGAGGACGTGGGCGAGGACCCGTACAGGATCGACCGCATCCTCACCCAACTGCTGCGCGCCGGCGCCCTCGACGGGATCTCCGGGGTGGCGTGCGGCTCCTGGGTGGACTGCGGTCCTTACGAGGGGGTGCGGGCCGTGCTCGTGGACCGGCTCGGTGGTCTGGGCGTCCCGGTGGTCGAGGAGCTGGGCTTCGGACACAGCCCGACGGCGCTGACGATTCCGCTCGGTGTGCCCGCCGTGCTGGACGCACCGGAGGACGGCGGCCGGTGCACGCTCACCGCGGACCTGCCGGCGCTCGCCTGA
- a CDS encoding prolyl oligopeptidase family serine peptidase — protein sequence MATAPYGSWPSPIDAALAASHDGRPEYVDAIGDEVWWTEPRPAEGGRRALVRRRADGTTASALPAPWNARSRVIEYGGQPWAGAERSEGGPLIVFVHFDDQRLYAYEPDGPRDPWPLTPVSAVGDGLRWADPQLRPVRTESGAQGEVLCVMEEFTGEAPTDVRRVIVAVPLDGSAAEDRGAVRELSDDRHRFVTGPKISHDGRRAAWIAWDHPQMPWDRTVVMVADITEADTFTGVHPLVGDTDESVCQVEWDHDGSLVFVSDVSGWWELQRIRPDAPAGSVVPSSGICGGRSEEFGGPLWRIGLRWFRVLDNGLIAVIHGTGTTRLGVLDPETGELADVAGPWTAWAGTLAVRGTRVIGVAASTHTTYEVVELDTSDGHTRIIGAHHQDAVDPAYYSQPRERTFTGPGGREIHAHVHPPHHPDHIGPEGEKAPYVIWAHGGPTGQSPLVLDLEIAYFTSRGIGVAEVNYGGSTGYGRAYRERLREQWGVVDVEDCAAVAEALAAEGAADPDRLAVRGGSAGGWTAAASLTGTDVYACGTIQYPILDLAGWATGETHDFESQYLESLVGPFAEVPERYDERSPMHRTEGLTVPFLLLQGLDDVICPPVQCERFLARLAGRAVPHAYLAFEGESHGFRRADTLIRALEAELSLYAQTFGIDLPDVPRLELTK from the coding sequence ATGGCCACAGCGCCCTACGGAAGCTGGCCGTCGCCGATCGACGCGGCACTCGCCGCCTCGCACGACGGCCGGCCCGAGTACGTCGACGCCATCGGCGACGAAGTGTGGTGGACCGAGCCGCGCCCGGCCGAAGGGGGCCGCCGCGCCCTCGTACGCCGCCGCGCGGACGGCACCACCGCGTCGGCGCTGCCCGCACCCTGGAACGCCCGCAGCCGGGTCATCGAGTACGGCGGGCAGCCCTGGGCCGGGGCCGAGCGTTCCGAGGGCGGACCGCTGATCGTCTTCGTCCACTTCGACGACCAGCGGCTGTACGCGTACGAACCGGACGGCCCCCGCGACCCGTGGCCGCTCACCCCCGTGTCCGCCGTCGGTGACGGGCTGCGCTGGGCCGACCCGCAGCTCCGCCCGGTCCGTACGGAGAGCGGTGCGCAGGGCGAGGTCTTGTGCGTCATGGAGGAGTTCACCGGCGAGGCGCCGACCGACGTCCGCCGGGTGATCGTGGCCGTGCCGCTGGACGGCTCGGCCGCCGAGGACCGCGGAGCCGTACGGGAGCTCTCCGACGACCGGCACCGGTTCGTCACCGGACCGAAGATCTCGCACGACGGACGGCGGGCCGCCTGGATCGCCTGGGACCACCCTCAGATGCCCTGGGACAGGACCGTGGTGATGGTCGCGGACATCACCGAGGCGGACACCTTCACCGGCGTCCACCCGCTCGTCGGCGACACCGACGAGTCCGTCTGCCAGGTCGAATGGGACCACGACGGCTCCCTGGTCTTCGTCTCCGACGTCAGTGGCTGGTGGGAACTCCAGCGCATCCGCCCCGACGCCCCGGCGGGCTCCGTCGTACCGAGCAGCGGGATCTGCGGCGGCCGGAGCGAGGAGTTCGGCGGCCCCCTGTGGCGGATCGGGCTGCGCTGGTTCCGTGTTCTGGACAACGGACTGATCGCCGTCATCCACGGCACGGGCACCACCCGGCTCGGCGTACTCGATCCGGAGACTGGCGAACTCGCCGACGTGGCGGGTCCCTGGACCGCCTGGGCCGGAACGCTCGCCGTGCGGGGAACCAGGGTCATCGGTGTCGCCGCGAGCACGCACACCACCTACGAGGTGGTCGAACTGGACACCTCCGACGGGCACACCCGGATCATCGGCGCGCACCACCAGGACGCCGTGGACCCCGCGTACTACTCCCAGCCGCGGGAACGCACCTTCACCGGACCCGGCGGCCGTGAGATCCACGCCCACGTCCACCCGCCGCACCACCCCGACCACATCGGCCCCGAGGGCGAGAAGGCCCCCTATGTGATCTGGGCGCACGGTGGCCCCACCGGGCAGTCCCCGCTCGTGCTCGACCTGGAGATCGCCTACTTCACCTCCCGCGGCATCGGCGTCGCCGAGGTCAACTACGGCGGTTCCACCGGTTACGGCCGCGCCTACCGCGAACGGCTCCGCGAACAGTGGGGTGTCGTGGACGTCGAGGACTGCGCCGCCGTCGCCGAGGCACTGGCCGCCGAAGGGGCGGCCGACCCCGACCGGCTGGCCGTACGCGGCGGCAGCGCCGGCGGCTGGACGGCGGCCGCGTCGCTGACCGGTACCGACGTCTACGCCTGCGGGACGATCCAGTACCCGATCCTCGATCTCGCGGGCTGGGCCACCGGCGAGACCCACGACTTCGAGTCGCAGTACCTGGAGTCGCTCGTCGGGCCGTTCGCCGAGGTGCCGGAGCGCTACGACGAGCGGTCACCGATGCACCGCACCGAAGGGCTCACCGTTCCGTTCCTGCTGCTCCAGGGGCTCGACGACGTGATCTGCCCGCCCGTGCAGTGCGAACGGTTCCTGGCCCGACTGGCCGGCCGGGCCGTCCCGCACGCGTACCTCGCCTTCGAGGGGGAGAGCCACGGGTTCCGGCGCGCGGACACCCTGATCCGGGCGCTGGAGGCCGAACTGTCCCTGTACGCCCAGACGTTCGGCATCGACCTCCCCGACGTACCGCGACTGGAGCTGACCAAGTGA
- a CDS encoding M20/M25/M40 family metallo-hydrolase yields MAEATSPLGPVDEQALDESVTFTSELIRIDTTNRGGGDCRERPAAEYVAERLAAAGLEPALLERTPGRTNVVARIEGTDRSADALLVHGHLDVVPAESADWTVHPFSGEVRDGVVWGRGAVDMKNMDAMVLSVVRAWARAGVRPRRDIVIAYTADEEASAEDGSGFLVDRHAGLFDGCTEGISESGAFTFHAGEGMSLYPIAAGERGTGWLKLTAEGKAGHGSKVNRANAVTTLASAVARIGAHPWPVRLTPTVRAALTEIAALHGIPVDTEAPGFDVDELLGKLGPAAALVEPTVRNSSNPTMLDAGYKVNVIPGRATAFIDGRMLPGGEDEFHETLDRLTGPGVSWEFHHREVALQAPVDSPTYARLRAAVERFDPDGHVVPYCMSGGTDAKQFSRLGITGYGFSPLKLPVGFDYQAMFHGVDERVPVDALHFGVRVLDHYLRTA; encoded by the coding sequence ATGGCTGAGGCGACCAGCCCGCTCGGTCCGGTGGACGAGCAGGCACTAGACGAATCGGTGACGTTCACCTCCGAACTGATCCGGATCGACACCACCAACCGGGGCGGCGGCGACTGCCGGGAGCGCCCGGCAGCCGAGTACGTGGCCGAACGGCTGGCCGCCGCCGGACTGGAACCGGCCCTCCTGGAGCGCACGCCAGGACGTACCAACGTCGTCGCCCGCATCGAGGGCACGGACCGCTCCGCCGACGCCCTCCTCGTACACGGGCATCTGGACGTCGTCCCGGCCGAGAGCGCCGACTGGACCGTGCACCCGTTCTCCGGGGAGGTCCGCGACGGCGTCGTCTGGGGCCGCGGGGCCGTCGACATGAAGAACATGGACGCGATGGTCCTCTCCGTCGTACGCGCCTGGGCGCGCGCCGGAGTCCGCCCCCGCCGCGACATCGTCATCGCGTACACCGCCGACGAGGAGGCCAGTGCAGAGGACGGCTCGGGCTTCCTCGTCGACCGCCACGCCGGCCTCTTCGACGGCTGCACCGAAGGCATCAGCGAGTCCGGGGCCTTCACCTTCCACGCGGGCGAGGGCATGTCCCTCTACCCGATCGCCGCCGGTGAACGCGGCACCGGCTGGCTCAAGCTGACCGCCGAGGGCAAGGCCGGGCACGGCTCCAAGGTCAACCGGGCCAACGCCGTCACCACCCTGGCCTCGGCCGTCGCCCGGATCGGCGCGCACCCCTGGCCGGTACGGCTCACCCCGACAGTCCGGGCCGCTCTCACCGAGATCGCCGCACTGCACGGCATCCCCGTCGACACCGAGGCCCCCGGGTTCGACGTCGACGAACTGCTGGGCAAGCTGGGACCGGCTGCCGCACTCGTCGAACCCACCGTCCGCAACAGCAGCAATCCGACGATGCTGGACGCCGGATACAAGGTCAACGTGATCCCTGGCCGTGCCACCGCCTTCATCGACGGCCGCATGCTGCCCGGTGGTGAGGACGAGTTCCACGAGACCCTGGACCGGCTGACCGGACCCGGCGTCTCCTGGGAGTTCCACCACCGCGAGGTCGCGCTCCAGGCCCCCGTCGACTCACCCACGTACGCGAGACTGCGCGCCGCCGTCGAGCGTTTCGACCCGGACGGCCACGTCGTGCCCTACTGCATGTCCGGCGGCACGGACGCCAAGCAGTTCTCCCGGCTCGGCATCACCGGCTACGGCTTCTCGCCACTGAAGCTGCCCGTCGGCTTCGACTACCAGGCCATGTTCCACGGCGTCGACGAGCGGGTCCCCGTCGACGCCCTGCACTTCGGCGTCCGCGTCCTCGACCACTATCTGCGCACCGCCTGA
- a CDS encoding M55 family metallopeptidase, producing MKILISADMEGATGVTWPADVLPGTPQWERCRSMFTSDVNAAALGFYDGGADEVLVNEAHWSMRNLLLERLDERVQMLTGKHKSLSMVEGIQHGDVDAVAFVGYHTGAGTEGVLAHTYLANSITGVWLNGVRASEGLLNAHVAAEYGVPVVLVTGDDLTCVDADGYAPDARKVAVKDHVSRYAAVCRTPTRTAADIRAAAADATALAVRRSPVTGGGYTVELEFDAEHLAAAATVVPGVAPTGERRVAYTSGTMYEGIRTFKAVTTIVSSAVEEQYG from the coding sequence ATGAAGATCCTCATCAGCGCGGACATGGAGGGCGCCACGGGAGTGACGTGGCCCGCCGATGTGCTGCCCGGAACTCCGCAGTGGGAGCGGTGCCGCTCCATGTTCACCTCCGACGTGAACGCCGCGGCCCTCGGTTTCTACGACGGAGGAGCCGACGAGGTGCTCGTCAACGAAGCCCACTGGAGCATGCGCAACCTGCTCCTGGAAAGGCTCGACGAGCGGGTCCAGATGCTCACCGGCAAGCACAAGTCCCTCTCGATGGTCGAGGGCATCCAGCACGGTGACGTCGACGCCGTCGCGTTCGTCGGCTATCACACCGGGGCCGGTACGGAAGGTGTGCTCGCCCACACCTATCTGGCCAACTCCATCACCGGAGTCTGGCTCAACGGCGTGCGCGCGAGCGAGGGACTGCTCAACGCGCACGTCGCCGCCGAGTACGGAGTCCCGGTCGTCCTGGTCACCGGGGACGACCTGACCTGCGTGGACGCCGACGGATACGCGCCCGACGCCCGTAAGGTCGCGGTGAAGGACCACGTGTCGCGGTACGCGGCGGTGTGCCGCACCCCCACCCGGACCGCCGCGGACATCAGGGCCGCGGCCGCGGACGCCACCGCGCTGGCCGTCCGGCGGTCACCGGTCACCGGCGGCGGCTATACGGTGGAGCTGGAGTTCGATGCCGAGCATCTGGCCGCTGCCGCCACCGTCGTACCCGGCGTGGCGCCCACCGGTGAACGGCGTGTCGCCTACACGAGCGGCACGATGTACGAAGGTATTCGCACGTTCAAGGCGGTGACGACCATCGTGTCGTCCGCCGTGGAGGAACAATATGGCTGA